Within the Telopea speciosissima isolate NSW1024214 ecotype Mountain lineage chromosome 4, Tspe_v1, whole genome shotgun sequence genome, the region TATTTAGTAAAATGTTTTGGGGACCACTCTTATATTTGGACCACTTATTAACCTTCTAGTGTACAAGATTAGGGCAACCGTAGGCTTCATTTAATCATTTTGCGGAATTAATCTCTGTTGTATAGAATCAATTACTTTGATAAGAATCTTTGTGGTTGGAGATTTGGAGGCTACGAaagtgaaacaaaaaaaaaaaaaaattacaaattttatAAATTGCAAAAGCTTCCATGTGCGTCCATCTATATATTGGTAAGAAAAGATCTATATATTAACGTGTGATCAACGCAAGGTATCCGAATTACATAATTTCGATAACCAAGGAGTGGAAGTGGCCCAAGATGTCCGGCATGCTACGGACAAGGCTCTCCAGGCCAGAGAGTCAGCCACGTTGTTAATCTCTCTGAAAATATGATGAAAAAGACAAGAAGTAAAGGAAGCCGAGAAATCCTTGATATCCTGGACAGTGTTGATGATCTCCAAGGGGGGAGATTGCTGTTGGCTAGTGAGACAAAACATAAGATCCCGGTTGTCGTTCGCCACCTCTAAAACATCTATCCCTTCCACAATATAATGCAACAAATCTGCTCTAACAGCAAGAGCCTCACTCAGAAGGATAGAATGCTTAGGAATAGGTTCAGACACTGCAAACACCACCAGACCATTGAAGTCTCGAAGAACAAAGCCCACACCCCCTTTGTTATCTGTTATAGAAGCATCGACATTCAACTTAAAAGTTGGATGAACAGGGGGGTCCAGGGCTGATCAGGGATGGAATCAGAGTGATGGGAGGAAAGAGATCTGAATTCCTCGAACTCCAATTCGGCTTGCTTGCTAACCTCCATAGAATTTAGATGTTTACCACCAAAAAGAGCATCATTATGCGTCTTTCACAAAGACCAACGGATCTGCACTGCACGGCCATCCATTTACATGATTATATGAATGACGTAATCAAATTGACATAAATGCCCATCTAAAATGATATAAATGCTCCTAACCCCCTTATTTGATGGAATCGATGAAAGAATCTCTCGTATACAGACCTTTCGATTTGCAAATTGAAGGAATATTAAGGTTTTAAAACATGGGAACGGGACAACGTTTCTCCCCAAGTTTAAAACTTTAAGGTGGCTTAGTATTTTAAATTCGGAATCAGGGATCAAATCAGTCCCTTGGATCTGAAACCCAATGATCCTGTCCCGGGATTGATTGATTGTGATCCGACTTGACCACTTCCGCTTGCTATTTGAGTTTTAAATCCATGAGAAAATTTAGGAACCATGGTTTCAAATATCAGTATTGGATCGGCCTTGTTAGTCAATTCGTATGATGACTAATACCAATACCTAATCAATACTGGTATTGACGGTATGAAAGGGGAGAATGGTCAAAAAATACTTCAGTATCAGCttttaggggtaaaatggtccaatCAAATTTGGTCGGTCGATCCATATCGgtatacgataccgatactttgaACAAAATCCCTGTTAAGAACCTGATTCTTTTCACTGCCAAGTCCCACCTACTCCAACGAAACGAATCCTCCACGACGCAATTACGCAAAACGGTCGAGTGAGATTCCAAACTCGCTAAGTCCTGACTCAGAGAGAGACTGAGTCACTCAAGCAGTATAAGATCAAGTAGAGCAAGCGACGCAGATACGCGACGAACCGAGAGTAATTTTTGAGTTGTCGAAAACCGGCGTTGTCTCTATAACCGAATCTTCGTATTTTAATCCTGCTTTCCTGGTTTCCAAAACCACCCTTTTTTAGATCCCCCGATTCCGGTTTTTTCGGCTTCCACAATCGTTGCGTATAAATCTTCTCTCACACTCTCTTTCTATCCATCTCTCGGTTTATCTGGGCTCTGTTAGAGAAAAAGCAAAgggagacacacacacacacagagagagagagtggtacACAGAAGGAGAGACACTGAGATCTGAGACACCGAAATGGGTTCGAATCCGCCGGAGCTGAGCTTAGATCTCAATCCGGCGTACGTACCCAAAACTATTACAAGTTTTCTTCGAGAGATCTCGACGATCGGTGACGTATCTGAGAGGCTATCGAAACTGGACGAGTATGTAAAGAGGTTAGAAGATGAAATGAGGAAGATCGATGTCTTCAAACGCGAGCTTCCTCTATGTATGCTTCTGTTAAACGATGGTGAGTATCTTCTTCTGATTGTGCTTTTACGGCTTCTTTTCTTCAACTTTCTGtaatgggtttttatttttgttgattttatcagatgggttctgtgctTGTCTGAAAATTGTATCTATCTCTATCTGTTGCAGGCATTAAAGCATTGAAGGAAGAAACAATGCACTGTAGAGCATCCGATGTTAGACCTGTAATGGAAGAATTCATTCCATTAAAGAGAAATTCGGACAACGATGGAGGggtgaagaaggaaaaggatTGCAGAGACAAGAAAAACTGGATGAGCTCTGTTCAGCTTTGGAGTACCAATGGTTGTTCAAGTGGTGATCTTAACAACGACCGGAAACAAAAATCGGTTGCAGATGTGAAAGAGGTAATAATCGAATTTGTcgaatttttcttcctttcttaatTAAAGGACGTCATATCGTAATTTCAAATGATTTAAACGAAGATCAGTTCAGTAGGAGAtgattcttcctcttttctttgacaaaaaaatttttgggtaatgtgatgacagggagCCAAAGAAGACAAGTGTGTCGCTCCTGAAAATCCGTTTCAGTCATGTAAATACAAGAGTGTAGGAGGAGGGGCGTTCATGCCTTTCAAGGGTTATATCGGTTTTCCGGCACAGCGCatgaaggaagaggaggaggagatctTATCTGTACCTGGGCTTTCTCTTTTGACTCCTGGAATTAAGACTCCCGCAACTGAAGTAAGCTCGGGTCTAAATTCGAAGAGAACTGTTGCTTCGTCATCATCTATTAGTGCTCAATCAAATTTACAGCCGCCATCGACGGCGACGTCTTCGCAACAACAGACTTCGAGGAAGCAAAGGAGATGTTGGTCACCGGAGTTACACAGGCGCTTCGTTAATGCCCTGCAACAGCTTGGGGGCTCACAAGGTATAGAACTTTGAAGTGAAGTAGGAAAAgtagaaaaggaagagaatacaaaatataattgaaattaaagattCTTGTTTCTAATTGACAAATATTATGGGTTCGGAGTTGGATACTTGA harbors:
- the LOC122660024 gene encoding transcription factor HHO5-like, translated to MGSNPPELSLDLNPAYVPKTITSFLREISTIGDVSERLSKLDEYVKRLEDEMRKIDVFKRELPLCMLLLNDGIKALKEETMHCRASDVRPVMEEFIPLKRNSDNDGGVKKEKDCRDKKNWMSSVQLWSTNGCSSGDLNNDRKQKSVADVKEGAKEDKCVAPENPFQSCKYKSVGGGAFMPFKGYIGFPAQRMKEEEEEILSVPGLSLLTPGIKTPATEVSSGLNSKRTVASSSSISAQSNLQPPSTATSSQQQTSRKQRRCWSPELHRRFVNALQQLGGSQVATPKQIRDLMKVDGLTNDEVKSHLQKYRLHTRRAPATATPVNQPVVVLGGLWMPQDQYGGASSKPSTSQSGSPQGPLQLAGTTGGISTTGGESMEDEEDEEDEADGKSESYSWKGNHHKSGEDV